The stretch of DNA GGTGGGTTCTGGTTTGTTTTCGTCACGACCGTTGTGGATGAACCTTTTGCAATGGTCATATGGTAGTCGCCAGGTGCAATATAAGCGTTCCCAGGCTGTAGAACCGCGCCCATTGAGCCCTCAACCACCTTAAGGTGGCTTGAAGAGGTTAAACGCTCTGCTAGGATTCTCGTAAAGATCGGCGGCATGTGTTGAACGATGACAATCGGCACCGGAAAGTTTGGTGGTAGCCGTGGCAGCAGTTCCGCCAGTGCATTGGGACCGCCGGTTGATGTTCCGATGGCGAGCACTGAATACTTTGTTTGACCGGACTTACCTAAACCTACACCTGGCCGTATCGGCCGAACGGGGCGTGCTGCAACCGGACGTTTGGCCGGAGTAACTGGCCTCGGCACAACAGGGCGTTGATGTGTCGGACGGGCGATAGGGGTCTGAGCCCCACGTCGACGCTTACCAAACATTTTAACTTTAGGAACGAGCTCTTCTCGAATCGTATCAACAGCGGAGCGTGCGCCACGCATGGTTGAAGGCTTCGTAACGTAGTCGGTAGCACCTCTAGAAAGCGCTTCAAGCGTTTTCGAGGCGCCGCGCTCAGTCATAGTGCTGAACGCGATAATCGGAAGTGTGCTGTTGATTTTACGAACGGCAGCTAGAGTTTCGAGGCCATTCATTTCAGGCATGTCCAAATCCAGGACCATGACATCAGGTTTCACTTGGGGCAGCTTGTTGAGCGCTATCTTACCGTTTGCAGCAGTTCCCACCACCTCTAGCTCAGGATCCGAATCGAGGATGTCTGTAAGCATCCTTCTGACGACAACCGCGTCGTCCACTATGAGGATTCGTATCTTCTGCATAATAAAA from Deltaproteobacteria bacterium encodes:
- a CDS encoding chemotaxis response regulator protein-glutamate methylesterase; the protein is MQKIRILIVDDAVVVRRMLTDILDSDPELEVVGTAANGKIALNKLPQVKPDVMVLDLDMPEMNGLETLAAVRKINSTLPIIAFSTMTERGASKTLEALSRGATDYVTKPSTMRGARSAVDTIREELVPKVKMFGKRRRGAQTPIARPTHQRPVVPRPVTPAKRPVAARPVRPIRPGVGLGKSGQTKYSVLAIGTSTGGPNALAELLPRLPPNFPVPIVIVQHMPPIFTRILAERLTSSSHLKVVEGSMGAVLQPGNAYIAPGDYHMTIAKGSSTTVVTKTNQNPPEHSCRPAVDVLFRSVAEVYKDRVLAVILTGMGRDGALGCAKIKQTGGEVLAQDEASSVVWGMPGLVAKQGLAEKVLNIEGLADEITKRICGT